The following coding sequences are from one Primulina eburnea isolate SZY01 chromosome 15, ASM2296580v1, whole genome shotgun sequence window:
- the LOC140814824 gene encoding uncharacterized protein has product MAVSFRRKIRLYNSIFSFTSFGIRIDKSLASLNHGVYTFRAAGQVFHALPPLVPQEGRPKYFQLYFWDNDNELHNRMSAVNEDAVDEATMILLMHIMKHNPYAELLRRINECASIRDIRLHISKNVPVDQRCYNCPSADQVAAIWVEGNDNTNIPYDRDIVVRSNDGETHQIRPYFGCYDPLQYPLFFPYGDCGWQQHILKFSGDLHNTFTGAAMLPSEGFSSFDQIVARESHVVRGKNVRMVSCREYYCYRLQIRENSSSLLLYGGRLLQQFVVDMYIKLETTRLDYYRRNQAEIRSELYQGIVDSVVNGETRGREVGHRVVLPSSFIGGPRDMRKRYLDAMALVRTSQQGFLPTLIRLGFTSYDAWSLWKFE; this is encoded by the exons ATGGCTGTATCATTCCGTCGTAAAATACGCTTGTATAATAGTATATTTTCATTTACATCATTCGGTATACGGATTGACAAAAGTCTAGCATCTCTTAATCATGGGGTGTACACCTTCCGAGCTGCTGGACAAGTGTTTCATGCATTGCCTCCACTTGTGCCTCAAGAGGGAAGACCTAAGTATTTTCAGCTTTATTTCTGGGATAATGATAATGAGTTACATAATAGAATGTCTGCGGTAAATGAGGATGCTGTTGATGAGGCCACTATGATATTATTGATGCATATTATGAAACATAATCCTTATGCAGAGCTTCTTAGAAGAATAAATGAATGTGCTTCTATTCGAGATATCCGACTGCACATAAGCAAGAACGTTCCTGTTGATCAGAGGTGTTATAATTGTCCTTCAGCTGATCAGGTTGCGGCGATTTGGGTTGAGGGCAATGATAACACTAATATCCCTTATGATAGAGATATAGTTGTGCGATCGAATGATGGTGAGACCCATCAAATCAGACCCTATTTTGGTTGTTACGATCCACTACAATATCCTCTTTTTTTCCCTTATGGTGATTGTGGCTGGCAACAACATATTCTAAAATTTTCAGGAGACTTGCACAATACATTTACGGGGGCAGCTATGTTGCCATCTGAAGGTTTTTCTTCATTTGATCAAATTGTTGCACGCGAAAGTCATG TCGTTCGTGGGAAAAATGTTAGGATGGTATCATGTCGGGAGTATTATTGTTACAGGCTTCAAATTCGAGAAAATTCATCTTCATTGTTGTTGTATGGTGGCCGGTTATTGCAACAGTTTGTTGTCGACATGTATATTAAGCTGGAAACTACTAGACTTGATTACTACAGGCGAAATCAAGCAGAAATTAGATCAGAACTATATCAAGGCATTGTTGATAGTGTGGTAAATGGCGAAACACGTGGTCGGGAAGTTGGTCATCGTGTGGTACTTCCTTCTTCTTTCATTGGGGGCCCAAGGGATATGCGTAAGCGGTATCTTGATGCGATGGCGTTAGTAAG AACTTCCCAACAAGGATTCCTTCCCACGCTTATTCGACTTGGTTTCacgtcatatgatgcatggtccCTGTGGAAGTTTGAATAG
- the LOC140814974 gene encoding uncharacterized protein, which yields MRIKQDYNHTMSQRGYARLAHVMREIEECPPKSVNTINIADDAISLVFGKEARGRVRGMGFGVTSSKVGACIQQNGTIKQLQSMMNNFKQEMQEMRSIFLQSMSQQNDQEQVASGGISSGIGNDIGSSSDINGVKKNW from the exons atgaggataAAACAAGACTACAATCACACAATGAGCCAGAGAGGTTATGCACGTTTGGCCCACGTGAtg AGAGAAATAGAAGAATGTCCACCCAAATCTGTAAATACAATTAACATTGCCGATGATGCAATTAGCCTTGTATTTGGCAAGGAAGCTCGAGGAAGAGTGCGTGGGATGGGCTTTGGAGTTACATCATCGAAAGTTGGTGCTTGTATTCAACAAAATGGAACTATTAAACAGCTTCAAAGTATGATGAATAACTTTAAACAAGAAATGCAAGAAATGAGGTCCATATTTCTCCAAAGTATGAGTCAACAAAATGATCAAGAACAG GTTGCTAGTGGTGGCATTAGTAGTGGCATTGGCAATGATATTGGCAGTAGTAGTGATATCAACggtgtaaaaaaaaattggtaa